In Alnus glutinosa chromosome 7, dhAlnGlut1.1, whole genome shotgun sequence, the sequence tattatgcAATGTGGGACTTGGGTGGATGCAGGTGTAACACTTCGAtctcatattgagaagagataaatagctcacataaagtgagtggtttataagaaatagtcatgagtgctaagtcccataTTACCTAGTTAGtaggtgaaactaggctttataaatgattataggaaaactctaaattgactagtccttttggaatGATAGCACGGATGTGGCTAGTGCTTTTACCTGTGCTATCACCCTAAAAGAACTAATCAATTTAGAGCTTTtctagaatctcttataaagcgcagcttcacctagtaactaggcaatgtgagacttagcactcatgattatctcttataaaccattcactctatgtgagctatttatCTATTTCCAATATGGGATTAGAGTGTTACAACAGGTTTGACCCAAGTCTCAAAGATAGACGAACTCTTTTTAGTCTTCAATTTGTTGAAGTTGTCTTCCTTGTTTTTAAAACTTTCAAATTAtcatccatattttttttttttatttttattttttataatttaataacaAGAGAAAGGAAGCTTAGCCAACATGTGAGAGTCCCTTTTTGTTCCAAATCataactttttcttcttatttttcaatttgtttatgCGTGGACGATGTGTCACATGTCTATTTTAGGTTATGTTCTAGTAATTTTTGTATACTCTTATATCATATGGCTTAATATGAAATTACGTTTAAGACttatttactttaattttacTTAAACATGCACGAAGGACAAAAGGTGGTTCGCTATTGGGCAAGGCCTGGGGTGGTCGATGGGCCAAGGCCCAATAGACACGTATACTGACTAGTGACTACTGAGCAACACTGGGAATCAGGGGCATGCACCAGGTGTTGCATGGCGATCCCGACGTGGCAGTCCATTTAGAGAACGCGTGTGAGCCTTTCTACTTTCTCCCTACTAAACGGATCGGAGCTCCCTCTACGCTTCAGAGATGgatattgatgatgatgatggcgAACTTGAAGCACCTTTCCACCGTTGCCAACGAAGTCGTTCAGAAATGTGCACTGTGAGCGCGCGCGCGCTAGTGATCTCTCCATGATCTTTCTTGCTctcttttgttaatttttttccttaacaacaattaattaattaattaattgtggcAGGAAACTGGACACTTATGTGGGTAAATTGGTGGAAGAGTTTGAAGCAGAGTGGAAGAAAGTTCCACCCGAAGCAAGCGGGAAAGGTTATTCTAGGAAATTTGTGGAATTTTGCAGTGCAAAGGCTCTCACTGTCATTTGCCAAAACATACAAGAGAAGATCACCGACGGATCGTTTACCCGCTTCACCTTCGACATGATGCTTGCTTGGGAGAAGCCAAGCTATTCTGACGATGAGCCTTCTATGGTGCGTCCATCGTCAACTCGATCTCTCTATTCATCAAATCATCATTCATCAGTACCGTTGAAGTTTGtgcagaatatatataaaaaaaattgagaataatAGCCTAAAACAAAAGAGAGACGAAAAGTTATGGGTGGTTCGTTCAGTATGAACGCTTACGTTCACTACTTTGAATAACGTTAAAATTCTTTGCAATATAAAGGATAGTGATCGTGAGTAAATACAAGTATCATTTATATATGAATTATGCCTTTACAAATATTGGGTTCAATATTTACATATTGTTATTTCCTATCTTAttctttattttgtatttaattagttGTGTTGTTCATCTATAAGGGGGTTGCAATTCTTGCAGGAGTGTGTGGCGAAGGAGAAACAAGAGAGAAAGCCAACCGTAAAAGTGACTCAAGAAGAACAAGATGATATTCCACTTTTCTATTCAGATATCATGCCACTCCTTGTAAGCCAGCTAGCCATATATAAAGTTTTTCTCATTGTTATGGTTAATTTGATTTGCGATATTAAAACATTctgtaatttcaaaatataagtgtttttatttatttattttttaaattataattttttaaaaactcaacATTTTCTGCACTGGGTTTGTAGGTTGATAATGAGCTAAACGTTGGAGAAGATGCATTTGCGTGGATGGCATCACTAGTTCCAGTAGTTGCAGATCCTGTTAATGCAAGATTTAGCTTTGAAACCCTAACAGCACCGACGTGGAACCGGCTGCATTTTCCTGCGTACAACAAATTTCTGAAAGAAATTGACAAGTAATTTAACTTCATACAAACTTTTTTCCTCTACTTGATCAAATGACGTCCATGCGccaatatattatattatatagttGGCTAAATTCCATATAACGTACGTACACTTTTAAGGGGTAAACTTGGTTGGTTGAAAATGAGGATTTCCTGTGGAAAATAAATACTATGCatagaaaatggtttttatgctgcaaaagaaattaagaacatTTTCTCTTAAGCTATTTAAGCTgcaaaagaaatattttcatttcttaACTTAAAACATTAAGATTGGTTGAGATTGTGTTGGAAAATAGGCTTTTCTTTATAGAAAGagctttttagaaaaaacctaATTTCAAGCTTCTcttaaaaaatgaattattattattatttatttatttttttttttaaattttttttaaagaaaaaaaaaaaaaagctttctAAGTTTTTTatcagatttttatttttgtttggaacgattttttatgtactaaaatcactttttaagtttcttaacacaatttcaaatagacTCATAGTTAAGAGatggttttttaaaaaccaaaaatcgaTGGGATCGATGTTTGGAACCCTTTCCAACTcaactcttctcttttcttctctattttttttcaaaaacaactaTCATCTAAAcattatttcaaatataatgTCTACTTATCTCTTGGtatccataatttttaaaaaaagttaaataaaaaaaaaaaaatcgcattAGAAAAAAGCAAATAATGCATTCAAGATTGGTATAAGAAACTATTTGAAATAGCAATTCCAGCTCACTTTGCTTTTGTTGTGgatttttgggttttaatttATAGATGCATAAAACATTTGCAAAAGCAAGCGACACCAAAGGGTGTGGAGCTGGCTGATGATGAATATATATTGCATGTGGAAGGAACTGCAAGCTCCCAGAGAGTGGTGCGCCACATTGGAGCAACAAGTTGGCCTGGTTTGTCTTATATAATTTCCTGTCATTGATTGCTATAATTGGAGAATTATGTAAGTGATCGAGTATCCGTTTTAATTTGCGAtatcaaaaagtgtgatttgaaaacgtgatttttaaaaacgcagttaaatttttgacaaaattacagtttgacatttaaaatcacagtttagcctttaaaattgtgcgtttttttttttttttaaaaaaaacattagtgTGTAATTTGAAAACTCAAATTTTACTCGAtcgttttaaaatcgcaattttttttaaaatgcaatctCAAACGattcatattttataatttggtttaaaatcgtaatttttattTACGAAATCCCAATGCTAAACATACCATAATTCAGTGACACCAAAGCCTTGATTATTCCTTGAACTTACTATGAAGGTTGCTGCCTGTCCAGGTAGGCTTACACTAACCAATTATGCTCTCTACTTTGAGGCTTCTGGAGTTATAACATATGAAGATGCCATTAAAATAGACCTTCCAAAGAACGGGGAACATAGTGTGAGACCAGCTTCCACGGGTCCATGGGGTGCTCCACTTTTTGACAAGGCCATAGTATATGAGTCCCCTGAATTGTAAGTGttataatattttcaatattatgatttatttaattaattttcttatagTTTTATTTCCGTCCTTATTTATTCTAGAGTTTTTTATTCACCACTCATAATccctctataaataccatttattataatataatttaatatactTCAATACAATTAATATCTTAAATGCCTTATCTTGCTTTTATTCTCTCGTTATGATTCCGTTCTctctttcatattatatatatatatatatatgtatattttgaTGCTTTAGAGATTGCATTTGTTCTAGTTtgaaatgtacgatttgaaaatatgatttttaaaaattcagttAAGCATTTTAGTAAAATCgtagttttaaaaaatacatacacCCTCTTTGTTTGCAatataaaaatgcaatttttttattattatttgtttttaacgtttttaaattgtatttttttaaaaacgtgtTCCCAAACGATATATTTtctacgatttagtttaaaattgcattttttgatTCGCCAAACGTAAAAGTCTTAAATTTTGTTATGTGATTTGTGAGTGATGCCTGCCAATTTTCTATATAGATCAGAGGGACTTGTGCTGGAGTTTCCTGAGGTGACAAGCTCCACAAGACGGGACCATTGGCTTGCGCTCATAAAGGAGATTATGTTCATGCACAACTTCTTATCAAAATTCAAGGTGGACTGTCCAAACCAAGCATGGGAAATGCATGCAAGAACAATATTGGGAATCATAAGGCTGCATGCAGCAAGAGAGCTGCTAAGAATATCGCCTCCTGCTCCAacaaaattcttaatttttgcTTTGTTTGATGAGTTACCGAAAGGAGACTATATACTGGAAGAACTTGCAGAGAGTCTGAGGAAGATCAACAGCGGGCACCCATGCAGTGCAAGTTCAATCCTGATCAAGGATTTGAACATGTCACAGTCGATCATCTCTAGTAGTGTAGAATTGAAAGAAGTTGGCGAGGAAAATGTGTACACAAGTGGTCTTCCTGACAGCAACCAGTCCTCATTAGAGACTGCTATTAATCAGGCtagagaggaagaaaaggatGTTGCTATTGCCAAAGCTACCACTGAGGGGTTAAAAGAGGAAGGAGTTGCTGAAAGTGCCCTTGTTCTTAAGGTAAACACATTACATCAAACTATATATGAGGGTTAATTAACTCCAATTTCAACCATGGAGAATTTTTATCACATCCCTCCTTtagaatactttttttttttttttttttttacttagttGTGATGTGACgtaaaggtaaaaataattttgagagtTTTATATGTTGCCTTCAAGCTGGCTTAATAGATTTTGAGATGATAAATTTAGGTGGggcatttttcatatttatatattttattaaataattttaattctAAATCATTCTTCTTGCCTTttgcctttatttatttatttatttttgtttttttccaaaTGACTTGCAAAACTCCTATTTGTTAGGAGACATTTAATTTCAATAGATATCATATTTTGTGTTGGGCTATATGTAATTCTTTTTACGTAGAATTTACTTTGCACAAAACGaaatttactttattctaaaaattattttaatgaacaAACTTAGTCAATATGTTGTTTTTAAGTTTATGTCAAATTATGagttaataattgttttaagaGTGCAATTAatgtaacttttcatttttctttcttttctttcttagtatcttgaaattcaattttctgtatttatttttatacagTAATTGAGGCCTTAATTAAAAGGCACTgaacaactttttttatttttatttttgtctatatatatatatatatatatatatatatatatatatatatatatatatatatatatatatatatatatataatccataACTGGGTCGTAATTAAAGACCATTAACtaacttttttttgttataaatgaGGCttcacaaaatttttttacaaattgatttaTAACTTGAATTGTGTtgcttgttaatatttttatttcttttaataggAAGCAAAAAGCTATACATCGTCAAACGAGCCTGTAATGATTGTGGATGTCTTATCATATTATCCAGCATGTCATGGTTTGTCCATGTCGGCAGAGAATAAAATTTAGCTTGCTCAAcgttatttaatataatatatatacttaatccTATTTTTGAGAcatacttttcttttaatcaatCAAAGATATTATTAAATATGCTCTGAAGATGACCTCAAGAATTGTCTCCTAATTCTGCTACGTAGGAGCTACTAAAGCCACTTCAAAGTGCTTTGCTTTTGTTTCAAGAAATTCTCACATGGGAAAGACCAGCAGCTACAATCTTCTTTATTGCTGCGACTCTTATAATCACCTACAAGTAAGTTTTCTCTCACCTTATTTCTAGTTTGCTTATGTGTGGTGAATATTGGAGGTGCTTTAGGGTGCGTttacattttgtaattttaaactaaattgtaaAACATGAATAGTTTAttattgcgtttttaaaaaaattgcgatttttattttcaaatcgcagaaaaagagatgtttttttaaaacaccaaattttaaaggccaaactgtgaTTTGTCAAACATTTaactgggtttttaaaaattacgttttcaaatcaaacattttagaatctctatttttaaattgtactttttgaaatcgcaaacccaaatgaatcttattgtttttataaaattgtgtttaaaaaattatgatttgaaaacgtagaaaaatatgtgttttcaaatcgaaGGCAACATGGTGCGTTTTTAAAAAGGGACATGTTAGACATGCATCCCCTAACCATATCTTACCCATTTCAATACAACCCAGTCTCAAATCCAAATGGTGGGGGGATTGATACGTTTTCAAATAGTTATTTATAAGTCGTAagttttgaaatcgcaaatgtGTTTAGCTAAGAAGGAAGATGGTTAACAGTTTCTGGGTGTTTTAGGGAGTGGATTGGAAAGGCAATAGCATGTTTGTGTTTATGGGTTGTAGCAAAGATGGTTGAggcaagaaggaaaaggataaATGAGAGGTTGAATGAGATTGTAGTCAGCACAGCGTCCGAGCTGAGTACAATGGAGAGCATAGTCTCTGCTCAGCACGGATTGCAAACTGTTCATCTGGCGGTGCAGACAACAAACATAgcacttttgaaaatatggtCTATTTTGGCCTCCAAGACTCGTAAGGTACAAATTATTCTCCtcctgtatttattttttattttttattttttttgtgttagtgcacatttgtatttattttgattaatcaaGAGTTTCCTTAACTTCTTATAATTGCATTTGGACCATGGATGGAATATCCGTAGTGAAATTAATTTTAACCTTTTGAGTgtctaatttaattttttttttgattatttttatactCTTGAAATCGTATTTCATTGAgtacattttattttagtaactTCTTACTAAAATATTCCGGTATAAGATTTAGAATAATTAATTCTCATTAGATCTATTTCAAGgagatattttatatttctttgaTTCCAATCAAAGAGATTATGAATTCTATCTTAAGAAGTAGTGTTTCTATGATCACCCAACATATTGAGATATTGACCATGAAAGATCGCTCTCTTAAATgtatcaaagtgacctacaatTCACATTTCTTTTAAGATTGGTAGTCAATGCCACAAGCAATCGtgagtttttttaataacttgaTCACGTTGTTTAGTTCAACTGTGTATTTCAAACATACCAACATATCAATTAGAAGTTATTATAACGATTGATATGTTATATTCTTACTAGATAGAATGTCCAATTGATTTAGATATTCTGTGTGATAATGTCGTTAACGCATCCAAAccatatgatttgtttttgcttGGTTGCAGCATGCAGATATGgtgatgatggtgatgatggGAATAGCAATCGTAGTAGCAGTGGTTCCAATGAAGTTCATCATTATGTTCATCACGTTGTACTGCTTCTTCATGACCTCAAAGCTTGGGAAGCGCATCGGAAACGATCAAGGGAACAGACGCCTGAAAGAATGGTGGGACTCCATTCCGGTTATCCCTGTCCGCGTTGTAGACAAGCCTCTGGACAGCTCTACCGGAACCTAGCTAGCAGCTGCTTCTTGTTTCCTTGATTTTGTTAGATCCTCTGCTTGTCTGTGTTGTAACATGTTTTTTCTGTTtaacatttttgttatttttgttttgttttgttattttttttttttttattattttctctaatCAAAACAATGTTAACAATTGAACTGCCCGTTTCGAAGGTCTTGCTTCGATGCTTAAATTAACTTATGAGAGAAAAGTATGtttaatgcataaaataataagttttattAGACtagatatatttttatcatctgATAAAGATAATTCTGTCTAGATTTAATAGATTTGCTTTATCTTGTGTTATCCTATTATCTCGGCTAGTTTATCTTGTTATCTACTAGTTCAAGTTGTATAGCTTTAAGTAGTTGTATAGTTGTAGGTTTACTTCTATGATGTTGTTATAGTTCTACTAAAGGACTTCTTTAGTGGTTAACGTAAGGCTTGTACAATCCTATTAAATGAATAACTGTTTTATGTTATAAATAGAATTACTGACCTATGGTTGAAGTAGGCAGCATAACCAAAATACCTCTAAATCCTATAAGTTTGTTGTTTATACCTGGGTATGAGATGTGGAGTCAAACTGAAATTAGGTTTACTATTCCCACTTAAACTTGGAGTGTCTGGAGTTTGATTTGTTTTGGGAATTCTATCTCCATTCAACTAGGAGTTAAATTGTTGACCAGATTCTTCAAAGAGTTTTATTGGCCCCGGATTAGGATTACTACCTCAATTTGACCTGGAGTAGGATTATTCTCAACATAACTCAAAGAcataacactaaaaaaaaaaaataaaaaaactagtttttacttttatatcacattaaaatacttttcaaataaaaaacaaaaaatattctcaaaacacattaacaaatagaACTAATTTGGTAATTCACTCGTATCCTACATGATATGTACCCATTAGATTCGAAACGTATTGCCCCCACATGAAATTACAAAGTTTTTGTGCTTTGGGAAGATttgctgtaaattttttttagtttaaacaGAGTCAAATTGGCCACACGATGGAAATTCAATAATATGCTAGAGGATATGATGTGCTTGCTTTTGTTCTTAGTGTAATTTGATGGGGtttatattttgtgaaattGTTTTATGTAAAGCTCACTTAAATGAAAATTGTTTGGTaacttttttataagtattttgtgtttttaaagaaacaaatagtaattttatttagggcaaatgtatataaatttttgagtCGACGCGCGATTGAAAATTgtccctcactttttaattttaaacatttactcCTCAactttttcatgtttttgaatTGGGTCATTCCGtcaatttttcattcaattttgttaattccGTTTGGCTGAGTCATTGTTTGGCCACGTCAGCATCGACAACTAAGTCTAAAAATGACGCCGTTTCAatatttcctcattttttttaataattttatttaaaaataataaaataataaaaaaattgaaaaaaaggaaaaaaaaaaaaagaagggggggTGGCCGAGGCACCCTCGTGGCCCATGAGGGCAGTacgaccacccccatgggccacgccaaaacccatcaatttttttttttttgccatggggtggttcggccactccagACCGGCCAAGGAGGTTGCTGAGccatccctttctttttttcattttttttttttaaataaaatgattaaaacaatAAGTAAATATTGAAACGGTGTCACTTTTAGGCTTAGTTGTCAATGCTGATGTGGCCAAACAGTGACTCAGCCAAACAGAGTTAACAAAATAGAATGGAAAATGGATGGAAGGACACAATTCAAAAACGCGAAAAAGTTAAGgagtaaatgtttaaaattaaaaagttatggACCATTTTCAAAACGCGCATCGACTTAgggatttattatacatttaccatTTTATTTATTCAGGAACATtttacttataataataataatttttttttttttttttttttttatatatatatatatatatatatatattttttttaaaaaagagttgTTGTGCAACTACATTTAGCGAAAGAGAGTGCAGCCTCCCTCAACAAGAGAGGATTGTCGTATGGTCACTAgagttggcaattttgacacgattcgacaacccgacacgaatTAGCAgatttgggtcataaacgggtcgacgcATTTATGACTCGTCTGGCGGGTCGTGTCACGGGTCATTCGTGGGTGACTCACCAGACAAGGTTAAAATTTGGAAAAGTTGTCCCTCAACAAGCTCTCCCTCAAATCTTTAAATGAAACCCCGCCGATCCTCGTCTCGGTCTCCTCCATCTCTCTCAACTTTATCAGCCTCTCGTTCATCTTCCTTCTTCCCCACTGGCCTCAGCTCCCTCAGCTTTTTCTCCAACTCGTTATAGTTATACATCTTCACAAACTCCGTCTTCATTGCCTTTGTCTCCCCCTCCGTTCccttcctctccctctccttccTAAACACAAATGCCGGCAGCATACAGGTCCCACCGATCACCGAACCCGACTCCGTCGACGACTTCAACTTCAAACTGTTCTTATAGTCTGATAATGACATCGGGTCCGCACTCCTCTCATTCTGCGTCGCCCCGGGCTGGGACGATGGCCGCATCTGCCGCAGACTCTCGCGAATCGCTTCAAGCAAGAGCTTGCCGCCAACTTTTCCGGGGCCTGATTCGGCATTGGTGCCGTTCTCCTCGGATTTCGCAGTCAAATTCCGTGTGTAAAGCTCTTGAAATGAGATGTGCTGAGATGATGATGAGGTTGAAGACGAAGAGTTGGGTTCGGTGGGGGGAGGCTCTGAGGATCGGAGGCGGAACTCGAAGAGGTTCTTGCGAATTTCTTCGAGGGAAGCGACTTTGGAAGGCCCGGAGGGAGATGGGTTTAAAGGGTTTGAAGGGTTCATGGGTCTTCATTGTCCTTGATGTTGCTGATGTTTGAGGTTGGCTTTGACGTCAAAGAAATATGAGGAAAAGGAGGATTGAGATTGGGATTGTGATTGGGAGGGTGAGGTGAAGTGGAGGATGGGGACTGGTCAATGGGGGTGGGTTTAGGAGGGGTTTGGGAGGTTGAGAAGAAGTTGACGAGAGAAAGGTTGTGGAAGGTTTTATGTTTAGcttaaaaaatcacttttaagTTAAACGGGTTTCACAGGTCAtatcgggtgacccgtgaaaatTATCATGTCGTGTCGTGTATGGTGCTTTGACctgttaacataaacgggtcgtgtttgaGTCTACCTTAAACGAGTCGCGAGTtgtaaacgggtcaacccgcaTACCCATTTTGCCAGCCCTCGGTCACACCTGGCTAGTTAAGGTCGTCACTCGGCCACCCCTCTCTTCCGTTGGGAGTGACATGcagtcactttttttttaataaaatattagatATGGAAGGGAGTACACCGATAACCTTGGTACATTAGCCACAACATGACTGGTAAAGTTTCTTTCTTGTAACTCAGGAAGAATCTAATGGCAGAAAAGGTTTACCTTCCATTCGTTAGGATGTGTACTATGCATATTCTTAAAATCTTCACTTCTAAATGTTATCTTCACTTCTAAATGTTCCTTCAttgacgtgacagtaaaaatttcacccttttccctttcctttttcCGCTGTTGGTTAATTTCAGCCCTTTCCCTTTGCTATATCATCGATTCATTTCATAGCTTTCCCTTTACTTCTCAAAACTTTACCAAACGAATAGTGTTCAATATAATTGTACTCATTGGGTCCCAAGCAAAAATGAAACTGAAATTTCCTTTTAAGTATAATTAGTTTATTCCCAAGTTGGAAGTTTGTTGTTGTAATGGATCAATCAAGATCCAATTTGACTTTTAACTTTTCATTAAGGTCAAACTTTAAATCGATTCTTAAGTAAAAATCGAAATGTAatcaaatatattaattgtataaTAGCATATCAATAACCAATTAACCTTCTTGGACAAGAAATTATGGGTACAATTACAGAGATATCCAATGAAAATTGAATCTAGACTTCAAATTGTTTGTGTTTGAACGGCAGATTCAGATCTAAACTTGGATTCTTgtataaatgtaatttaaaaCTTGAAGTCTATTCAAACACAGATTAAATCGATCTGATCGCCATTACATTGTTTGCGTTTAGGCTCACCAAGATGTCAATGTGGTTTGGTTTCCTCCATCCTGCGTTTAAACTAGTAATATAGTATGTACTCACACTTTTATCTTAgtataaataaaaggaaattcaaagaaaaaagaaaaagaagaaagcaaaaagtaTGTAAATCCTAGGGTGCTATTCACCGTAAATTGCATCGTTGttcatccctttttttttttttttttttttttaaaaaaaaaatgaataaaaaaaaagggtttatatctcatttttcaatttttggtttGTGAAGAGAATATAAAAGTGCGAAGAAAAaatggctcttttttttttctctctctctctctctctttctctctctctctctaaagccCAACAAAATTCTCTTCTGAATAAGattaaaagataatataaatgagaataataaataataaaattttattttcgtCAGGATTTTCTCTCCAcaattttttgtaagaaaaatatggaaaacactatatatttctatcttttattttttatttttataaaggtAAATGAATAGAAATTacaactaaaaacaataaactAGGGCTGGGCAACCCAATAATAAGAAGCAGAGAAAGTAGACAACAGGATACAATGCATCAAATGAATGATGCGGGCCTATTGAAGTAGTCGACAGAAATATCTTATTGAAGTAGCACCATGCT encodes:
- the LOC133873295 gene encoding uncharacterized protein LOC133873295, whose product is MNPSNPLNPSPSGPSKVASLEEIRKNLFEFRLRSSEPPPTEPNSSSSTSSSSQHISFQELYTRNLTAKSEENGTNAESGPGKVGGKLLLEAIRESLRQMRPSSQPGATQNERSADPMSLSDYKNSLKLKSSTESGSVIGGTCMLPAFVFRKERERKGTEGETKAMKTEFVKMYNYNELEKKLRELRPVGKKEDEREADKVERDGGDRDEDRRGFI
- the LOC133873293 gene encoding uncharacterized protein LOC133873293, giving the protein MHQVLHGDPDVAVHLENACEPFYFLPTKRIGAPSTLQRWILMMMMANLKHLSTVANEVVQKCALKLDTYVGKLVEEFEAEWKKVPPEASGKGYSRKFVEFCSAKALTVICQNIQEKITDGSFTRFTFDMMLAWEKPSYSDDEPSMECVAKEKQERKPTVKVTQEEQDDIPLFYSDIMPLLVDNELNVGEDAFAWMASLVPVVADPVNARFSFETLTAPTWNRLHFPAYNKFLKEIDKCIKHLQKQATPKGVELADDEYILHVEGTASSQRVVRHIGATSWPGRLTLTNYALYFEASGVITYEDAIKIDLPKNGEHSVRPASTGPWGAPLFDKAIVYESPELSEGLVLEFPEVTSSTRRDHWLALIKEIMFMHNFLSKFKVDCPNQAWEMHARTILGIIRLHAARELLRISPPAPTKFLIFALFDELPKGDYILEELAESLRKINSGHPCSASSILIKDLNMSQSIISSSVELKEVGEENVYTSGLPDSNQSSLETAINQAREEEKDVAIAKATTEGLKEEGVAESALVLKELLKPLQSALLLFQEILTWERPAATIFFIAATLIITYKEWIGKAIACLCLWVVAKMVEARRKRINERLNEIVVSTASELSTMESIVSAQHGLQTVHLAVQTTNIALLKIWSILASKTRKHADMVMMVMMGIAIVVAVVPMKFIIMFITLYCFFMTSKLGKRIGNDQGNRRLKEWWDSIPVIPVRVVDKPLDSSTGT